One window from the genome of Bacteroidota bacterium encodes:
- the feoB gene encoding ferrous iron transport protein B encodes MKIALIGNPNCGKSTLFNILTGLNQSTANFPGATVDRKTGVGKIKNVSVEFTDLPGAYSLNPKSYDEKIAVEILHDKNNSDYPDLTLCVADASNLKRSLFLATQIIDLRIPVVIVFNMMDIVEKRGMEIDVDALSQKLGVKVIPISARKETGIDTLKLAIVSLVEIPNQKILSDEILAGKTDEQITIERYRVITEIVKGSIKFKDRQEEEIFSSRTDKILTHKIWGYAIFLFVLFLIFESVFVIAAYPMQWIETLFIFFSKWGAEHLPKGEFSDLLVNGIFSGLSGIAVFIPQIALLFFFIAILEDTGYMARVSFIMDKIMRKFGLNGRSVIPLLSGVACAVPAIMGTRTISNWKERLITIMVTPLMSCSARLPVYTLLIALVIPSQKMFGFFNMQGVVMMALYLIGFLAAISSAFVMKYIIKSTERSYFIMELPTYRSPRWKNVMLLIIDRVKVFLFDAGKIIIAISILLWFLASHAPGNKFEEIDKQYASYPQPWPYEKVTQTQIAAEKLEASYAGILGKFIEPTIKPLGFDWKVGIALVTSFAAREVFVGTMATIYSTGDGNNGLSIREKMSAEINPETEKPRYSFAVGISLMLFYAFAMQCMSTLAVVYRETKKWKWPVIQFIYMSILAYLASFTAYHFFK; translated from the coding sequence ATAAAAATCGCATTGATTGGAAATCCTAATTGCGGAAAGTCCACACTTTTCAATATTCTAACCGGATTAAATCAAAGCACAGCAAATTTTCCGGGTGCAACGGTTGACAGGAAAACAGGAGTTGGCAAAATCAAAAATGTTTCGGTTGAGTTCACTGATTTGCCCGGTGCATATAGTTTGAACCCGAAATCGTATGATGAAAAAATTGCAGTTGAAATCCTGCATGACAAAAATAATTCAGATTATCCTGACCTCACTCTTTGTGTCGCTGATGCTTCAAATCTCAAGCGAAGTCTATTTCTTGCCACGCAAATCATTGATCTCAGAATTCCTGTTGTGATTGTGTTCAATATGATGGATATAGTTGAGAAAAGGGGAATGGAAATAGATGTGGATGCGCTTTCTCAAAAACTTGGCGTGAAAGTGATTCCTATAAGTGCGCGCAAAGAAACAGGGATTGATACCTTGAAGCTGGCAATTGTTTCACTGGTTGAAATTCCGAATCAGAAAATACTATCGGATGAAATTCTTGCTGGAAAAACAGACGAGCAAATAACCATTGAGCGTTACCGCGTCATCACAGAAATTGTTAAGGGTTCCATTAAATTCAAAGACCGGCAAGAGGAAGAAATATTTTCATCGCGAACCGATAAAATTCTTACGCATAAAATCTGGGGTTACGCCATTTTTCTTTTTGTTTTGTTTTTGATTTTTGAATCTGTGTTTGTTATTGCCGCCTATCCCATGCAGTGGATAGAAACGCTTTTTATTTTTTTCTCCAAGTGGGGAGCCGAGCATTTACCCAAAGGAGAATTTTCTGATTTGCTTGTAAACGGAATTTTTTCCGGCTTGAGCGGCATTGCTGTTTTTATTCCGCAGATTGCTCTTTTGTTTTTCTTCATAGCCATTCTTGAAGATACTGGCTATATGGCACGCGTTAGTTTCATTATGGATAAAATCATGCGCAAATTCGGATTGAACGGTCGCTCGGTTATTCCTCTTCTGAGCGGAGTTGCCTGTGCTGTTCCGGCAATTATGGGCACGCGCACTATCAGCAACTGGAAGGAACGATTAATCACTATCATGGTTACTCCTCTGATGAGCTGCTCCGCCCGGTTGCCTGTTTACACTCTTTTGATTGCGCTTGTTATTCCGTCCCAAAAAATGTTTGGATTTTTTAATATGCAGGGCGTGGTGATGATGGCGCTGTATCTCATCGGATTTCTTGCAGCAATCAGTTCAGCATTTGTAATGAAGTATATAATCAAATCAACGGAGCGCAGTTATTTTATCATGGAACTTCCGACTTATCGCTCTCCACGCTGGAAAAATGTCATGCTTTTGATTATTGACAGAGTCAAAGTTTTTTTGTTTGATGCAGGAAAGATAATCATCGCTATTTCCATCCTGCTTTGGTTTCTGGCTTCGCATGCTCCTGGAAATAAATTTGAAGAAATAGACAAACAATATGCATCGTATCCTCAACCCTGGCCTTATGAAAAAGTAACACAAACACAGATAGCTGCTGAAAAACTCGAAGCATCTTATGCAGGCATTCTCGGAAAATTTATTGAACCAACTATCAAACCTCTTGGCTTTGACTGGAAGGTTGGAATTGCCCTCGTTACTTCTTTTGCTGCGCGGGAGGTTTTTGTTGGAACTATGGCGACTATTTACAGTACGGGAGACGGCAACAACGGACTTTCAATCAGAGAGAAGATGTCTGCCGAAATAAACCCCGAAACAGAAAAACCGAGATATAGTTTCGCAGTAGGAATTTCGCTGATGCTGTTTTATGCTTTCGCCATGCAGTGCATGAGCACGCTGGCTGTTGTTTACCGCGAAACAAAAAAATGGAAATGGCCTGTCATTCAATTCATTTATATGAGTATTCTTGCTTACCTCGCGAGTTTTACTGCATACCATTTTTTCAAGTAA
- a CDS encoding ferrous iron transport protein A, translating into MKNGIPHTLAELRLGEKAIIDSFTDKEVSVKLLEMGCLPGEVVELKNIAPLGDPIAIFVSGYTLGLRKSEAASVIIRQIE; encoded by the coding sequence ATGAAAAACGGTATTCCTCATACCCTCGCTGAACTTCGTTTGGGAGAAAAAGCAATCATTGATTCGTTTACGGATAAAGAAGTTTCGGTCAAATTGCTTGAGATGGGATGTCTGCCCGGAGAAGTTGTAGAACTGAAAAACATAGCGCCACTTGGAGACCCCATTGCAATCTTTGTGAGCGGTTACACGCTTGGACTTCGCAAATCAGAAGCTGCATCGGTCATTATCAGGCAAATAGAATAG